CACCTGGGCAGGTTTGcagggcacggggggggggggttgtgtggggtgtggggctgaggcAGTGGGGCAGGGTGGAAGCAGCGGCGTGGAGGTGGGACGGGAAGGGTGATCTCAGCCCTCCTGCGTGTGGGGCAGCGGGCAAATGCTTGGCTGGGTGGCTGCGTGCGGGGTGTGAGGGTCGTGGGGCTCAGAGGTGACGTGGGGCTGGAGGCTTGCCCTATGGCGCTGCCTGCGCCGGAGGGGATTTCCACTGCCTTTGCTTCCAAGCCTTGTTTGCCATTCGGTGTCGGGATCTCATGGCATTGCCAAGACTGCACGGGATGTTTAAAAGCATCAGGGTCGGATGCGGGCAGCTCCGGGCTGCCTGGTGCAGGAATGCtgcctctccagcctgcccaaaGGATGTCCAAACCCTTAGCGCCGCTGGCTTTTAGGAAAGAAAGTCCCACCTGCGCATGTCATATTTCCCCATGGACTGGGGTGTTGCTATAGAGCTGGGAAGTACCTAAAGTCTCATCTCACCTGATGTGTCAGTCAGAGGGATCCTGCCCTGAGTTTTATTGCAGGGATCCTACCCTGAGTTTTATCCCGGGGCTGGCCTGCAACCGCTGCCGCCACGAGGGAGCCCGGCAGGGCTGTGGCCCCGGGACACGTGGCTGCTGTTCCTGCGCTGGAATTGCTGTTGCTGAAACCAGCGCTGCCCGTAACAGGTTTTAAAAGAGTCAACTTCTCATCCAGTTCGTTCACTATATCGTTTATGAGCATTTATTTAGACTTGCCTGATAAAATCAAGCCTTGCTAAACCCATCACCCAAAGGCACTCTTTTAACAgcctctttttttatatatatatttttttttttcctttttaataaaagaaaaggggagggggagctgaTCAGAACTGATGATGTCCCCACGTGATAATCATACGATATTGTGGCTGCAGTTCCTTCCTCTGCTCACCAATACTTGTTGTTGCATCATGCCTGGACCTGGGCCACGGGCTCCTGAGGAGGAATGCCACTGGACCTCTGTGTTTGCAGGAACTCAACTTCCATCCGCGGAAAGTCTTGTGGGAGGAAAACCCCACATTTATCAGAGCTGTGCCCTTGGAGCAAAGGCACATCGGGTGTCTCCCTGGCATCTCTTCTATCCCTGGTCTTTAACAGTCTTGGCTAAGAGCCCCTCTTGCTACAGTCAAGGGTTGCGTACTAATGCTGCACGGATGTTCCTTGGTGGTCAGGAGTTTGGCGAGGggtctgccttctgctgtaGGATCCATCTCCTTCCTTGGGATCACTTCgggagaaaaacaaatgggGGATGAAAGAAGGGAAAGTTCAAAGCTTGATGCTTCCCAGAGCTTTTTTGCCAGACCTGATCATCCGGAAGGAAGAGGCTTTTAGCTGATGAGGGATTTGGGGATTCCTGTGCCTGGTAATTCCTCTACCTCGAGGCAGTGTTGCTTTCCTGGGATGTTTACTGTGGGTGAAAACTACTCTTGAATACCATTGCGTCTCGCCCACGGCTCCCAGCCTGGTTTCTCCCCATGCTTTGCAAGACTGTCAGGTTAGTCAGGGATGGCAGCCCTCGCCTGCCAAGGGCTCTGCGGTGGGCTGGTGTACTTGAACTGCACTTGCTAAGGGAGGTGGTGGGGGCTGATAACCTTATCGTGCACTTGTGCAAGCTCTGCTGAGTTGCTGTTTCATGAAAAGTAAAGAAATCCTGTGCCTAAGGGGCCTTTCCAAACAGCAGGTAACGCTGTGTTGTTGCTCTGATCACCTTCACAGCCTGGCAGAGTTTGAATGGGGtagaaagacctttttttttattcccctgtGGGGACAGCGAGGCAGtgggacaggttgcccagtCTTAGTCCCTGAAGACTTTCAAGACCAGAGTGGGTAAAACCCTGAGAGCTGCTTGTGCCTGGGAGGTAAAAGCAAGACTTATCTCCTAAGCTGGATAGAAAAGCACTCTATAAACTTGCAAACCCTCCCAGCTGGAGAAAGCAGAAGTGGGAGGTGTGGAGCCAGAAGCTGTTGGAGGGATGTGGCTTTGATTCCTCCAAGTCAGGGTCTGGCGATGGCCCCATTCCCAGGCTGGCTGGGGCTCAGGGGGGGTCTGTGCTGAAGTGGTGCTGGGGGATCACCCTCCCCGTGGCCTGGCTGATCTCTGCGGTGTTGTTTGTGGGTCTGCGTCACCCTCTGCAGCCCCGTGACTGTTGGACCTGCTGCGGCCCATTTCAGCGCTCACACCCTTCCTTGTACAAGCGCGGGAAGTGTCTGGGGAGGAcggcgggggggtggtggtgggatcAGCTCTCTAGATGGCCTGGCTTGCTCAGGGGATGGCTGGCGTCTCTATTGTTTCAGCCTTTAAAGGCGGCTTCTGActcacagaagaaatatttgctttaagaGGCAGGTTTCATGCCCTGTGTATGGGAGGGAAAGCGCCTGTGCCAGACTGTCGCTGCCGTGCAGCATGGCCGCGCATCGTCCCTCCCTATAACCCAGGGTagatggggcaggggtgggaggtCGGGGCAGGTTTATGTCCGTGTATATCCGTGGAGCAGCTGTGCCCTGTGCTGGTTGAGATGCCAAGGGCAACATGGGGTGCCCAAAAGGCTCCCCAAACCCTGATGGGGCAAGTGGTCGTTCCTGGCGAGCATCATCCCCCTGCCGCTGGAGTGACCCCGCCACTACAGAAAGAGCTGAGCCAGCAGAAAGGTGCACGGTGAGCTGGCGGAAACGGGGTTGTCAGCTTCCCGATCCGCAGCAAGATAACAGGGATAATGCGGAAACGCTGGAGGCCGTGATGTCCCCTGGGAGCCCGGAGCACTCCGGGTGTTTCTTGTGGGCACAGGAGCCACATACCAGCCTTGACATGGGGCTGGTTTCCTCCCCACAAACACCTTCCCTGTTGCCTaaccttccattttctttggtgCTATTGGTTCATGCACTCAGAAattggggaaggaaagggggctTGCTGTTATCCTAAGGAAGCGTTAGCGTGCCTTTGCCTTGCTGATAACCTGGCACACGGGAATCCCTCTGCAAACCTCCTCCTTATGCTTTGCCAAGGAAATAACCACCCTGGTACGGGGGAAGTCCCCTTCACCTGCATCGGGGGGAGGTTTGGCCCCTGGGTCCAGCAGCTCTGAGCTGGCCCAGCCCGCCTCTCCTGCTTTGCCTGAGCACGCTGGGCAGAGCAGCTCTTgcccttctctttcttcccttgcCCCATGGACCTGGGGTGGTTTTTAACCCaagtttttctgtggtttttttgacAGGAGTTTGCGCTGGGAGCTGCTGCGGCAGCACTGGGTAGGCGGGACAGGTTGGATCCCTTGGACCCAAGGAGTGGAGGGGAAGATTTTTACCAAGTCCAAGACACTGATCGCTATTGCAAGAAGTGCCCCGCGGGTAAGATGGTCTCAAACATCGATCATATCATGTGCAGCCTCGTCGTgtttctgcctgcagagcccccGTGTCCTTGCTCCTCACGAGGAGGCAGCGGGTCCTCTGTCtctcccctgctctgctgtCGTGAGATCTAAGGATTCATTAGGggaacattttccttttgatgGTTCCTAATTTGCCTCTTAGCTGCACTGACAGCAGAATCAACTCCCTCTTTGCAAAGACATCTCCGTCCTGTGCTTTACGTTCACAGATACaccctttctttctccccctgTTCCCCAACCACCCCTTCTTGCAGGCACCTACGTTGCAGAGCACTGTAAAGAACAAAATGTCTCCAGCACGTGTTTGCCGTGTAAAGCTGATGAATACATCGAATACCCAAATGACTTTTCCAAGTGCCTTGGCTGCCGGACGTGTCGGGAAGGTATGAGCTGGTGTGTAAGAGGGCGATGCTGGCTGATAGCGTGGGCCGGGTTCAGCTGGCCAGAGATCTCTCTAAGAGCACGGTCACCTGCAGCACCTCCGAAGAGTGGCTCTGGGTGCGGGGAGCAGGCTGGGTCTGGAATTGGTGTAGGGGCTTCCACCAGACTTACGTCTCCGTTCAATGCAGCATCTCTTGTGCAAAGCTTGGACATGAGACGTCCATCCAGCAAGGACCAGGAGGACTGTGCTCATGGCAGTATTCTAGGCTGCTGGTGGATCTTTGATGTGagcactgcttttctcttgGGCATGGTGAGGTGTGGGGCAGGAAAGGGTAAGGCTGAAACCCCACAGCAGAGAGTGACTTGGTCTTCCCCAGGCTTGGGGGTCAGCTTGGGTCGTTAGCCGTGTTAACGAAGGAAGCGAGTGGAGGAGCGTggtgcagaggggctggggcagagccgcCTCTACTCTCACCCGCAGATCAGGTGGAGCTGCGTCCCTGCCGAGCCATCAGCGACACGCAGTGCGTCTGCAAGAACGGCACCTTCTGCTCCCCGGACCACCCCTGCGAGATGTGCCAGAAGTGCCGGCCCCGGTGAGCTGGGTGATGCGGCGCGTCGCGCCGGGACCTGTGCTGGGAGCCCCGGCCGCTGAGCCTGCCCCGTATCCCCCTTTCCCAGGTGTTCCAAGGACGAAGTGGAGCTGGCTCCCTGCACACCGCACAGCGACCGCCAGTGTGGTCCTCCCACCGgcacctcctccagctcctctagTGAGtggggggctgctggaggaggggaggcGGGCTGAGGGATGGAGGTGcgagctgctgctgaggagaCCCAGAGCAGCTCCTCACACCCCCTGTTTTATCTGCTTTAGACAGCTGGATTGTGACCAGCGTGGTGGTACCTCTGGTCCTGCTTGTGCTCTTAATCCTCATCTGCAAGTGCCACTGCTGCCGTTCCCCAGGTGAGCATCAGGTGGGGGGACCCCTGGAGCACCTGCCCCGTCTGGGGGCTCTGTGTCGGTGTGGGCTGGGTGGGAAGAGGTACCTGCCTGGGGGAAGAGGGATCACAGCACTGTTTTCATCTTCCAGGAGATGGGAGAGACCTGAGCGGGAAGTCCTGCAGCGTGGTGGTGAGTCGCCGGCATGGCGGGGCAGGGGTCGCTCTGTTTGTGGGGCTGAGGTGAGGTcccccctctgctccctgctttgcctgcagctcctgggaaggctggaggaGTAGGAAGGATGAGTCTTTCCTCTGCAGAGATGTGGTAGAGCTGGGCCAAGCACAGGAGGGGCTCTGGTGGTGCCCTGCTCTGTGTGGGACACATGCAGCCCCCTCTCCAGTGCCGTTATCGCTTCCCTGGCAGAGACACCGGCACATCCAGGGTCCCTGGTAGGGGGGGCTGTGCTGTACCAGACCCCTTGCAAGCTCAAGATGAGCAAGTGAGCCATGCCCTTGAAGCCATGGCAGGGCAGATGCCGCTGCCGTTGATGGCATCCCTGAGGGGCCAGTGTGAGCCCTGCCTTACTGGGACTGCCCGACTCGACTGGTTCCTGCTTCTCTCCTGCCACAGGACTACCTGGTGCGGCAGCTGACGAGGTACCGTAGTGGTGGCCTGGGGACACAGGACAACATCCGAAATGAGCGGTTCTCCCAGAatcagctgctccccagggcttcGGGTTCGGTGACTCCCAGTGCTCCAGGGCCAGAGGTACATGAGCGTGACCCTCTGCTCTGTCGTGCTTGGCCGAGGTCTGATGCTTTCCTCTGCCTTCACCAAGCTGATCATCTTGGGGGGGCTTCCAGGGCTGGACCACAGTTTCTACATGGAGATGGCAAGAGGTCTCTTGTCCTTGTTCTGAGTTCAGGACTGCAAAATCTGTTGGCACTTGGCTGCCAGAGTCCTCTGCAGATTTAATGCTGATGCTGAGCAGACAGATCTTCTCTTCTTGGCCAGGACCCATTAGGCAGCTCTCCCCTGCTCGTCTCCTGCTATCATGCCAAAGCCAGGAAACAATGGGTGtcctgggtgggggggtggtgatCTCCTGCCCCAACAGCCCCcggagagagggagagggtcTCTAACCCCCCCATTAGTGGGGCTTGGGGATAGCATTTGTGCTGGGGCTTGCTGGGTGGTACAACATGCTCTCTTTCTAGATGATGGTGCTGAGTACCTCATATCCCAGCATGAAACCCAGGAGGAATCTGGTTCCAGTGGAAGGACAAGACCCCGTTATCCGTAAGTGTTGGGGCCCAGGGGatggtgggggaggggagcagggacagggtgAGCCTGCGGGATGACCTTTCTGGCCAAAATCCTTTCTGACCCAGCTGTTTGTGCTTTACCCTGTTCTCTGAACTTCTCCTTTCCACCCCCTAGTTCTGCGATGCTCTGTCGACATCTTTGCCCGATACGTGCCCTGCAAGGACTGGAAGAGATATGGCCGAGCCCTTGGGCTGCTGGAGAATGACATTGCCCTCGCGGAGATGAACGACAAGTATTCGCTGGAGCCCTTCTTCCAGATGCTCAACACATGGCAGAACAGACAAGGGATGAACGCCTCTGTGAACACACTGCTGGAGACCCTGCACCAGATCAACCTCGGGGGGATTGCAGGGGACATCTCCTCCAAGCTGGTCCAGCAGGGATTTTTCCAATACGAAGTGagctgaggagcagggcaggcccTGCATCGCTCCACTTCAAGCTAAAGAAAATACCTCTAAGAACACttgaattttatctttttatagctcctgtggctttttttcttcttgaagtcATTGTACAGTTCAGCTGAGCCCAGAGGAACTGATCCCCTCATGAAGTACAAGCCTCACAGTCCCCTCTGTCAAGCTACGGGCTCAATGTCGGTGCTTCCTTATGAAATCCAAGCTGGTGCCTTGATTTCGCCAGGTCAATGCAAAGAGCCTGAAACTACTGTGAGCGTCCCTTGGGACTGTGTCTCTTGGAAGCACTGGTACTATATGGATGCCTTCAGGATCAGTGCAGAGAAGGGCCCCTGCAGGATGTAGGCATCCCTGTGGTTTTTAACTGGATCATCTTTTTTGCGGGGTTCCTGACTTCTGCTTGTAGAACATCTCTAAGCCGGCCAGCAAGCTTCATATCGTATGCTCGGTGGGCAAGCACTAACGGGGTTCTTAGGTTACTTTAGTAAAGCTGTTTACTTAATTGCATTTTAGCTAATAGTGGTTCTGCTTGCTGTTAGGAATCAGTTTGAAACTGGACTTTGAGGGGAGGGTGGGAATGATTTACCTGATCCGTGATCACCAGGGTTGCCTGAGAAAAGGGTCAGTGCAGGGAGTGAGTGAGCTCCTCCTCGGAGCAAGGTGGGGAATGTAGGCAGCAAACTATCAGTGGGCCAGAAACCTCCTTCTCCATGACCTCAACCAAATCAGTTAATTTCCGTTCCCTTGGCCGTGGGGTGGCTTTGCTGTCCTTATCTGTCTCCAGCCAGCATGGAAAGGTGAATGCACTGAGGCCCAACCGTGACTGTGGGTACCCACCATCCATCCTCCAGCTGGACGGGTCGCTCCTCAAACACTTAGCCCCATGCTCTGGCTCTCACACATAGCTCAGGGACAtcttggctggaaaaaaaaactacttCATTACTTGAGCTGGCTACATGTGCTGCCACCCCGGTATGGCCCAGCCCACCAGGAATTTCTATAGCGCAGTGGGAGAGTGCAAGGGGCTGCACCAGCTCCTCTctggggccagggctgccctgtgctgcaaaGCACCCGTCCATCCCTCCcgctgctgccccttcccccagctcctcaaaaacacttaaaatccTTTCtacaaaacaagcagaaattctgtatttatgtatttatttagtaATTGTAAATGTGTACATATTAACTTAAAAGCTAATATAAAAATAGCATTGGTTTTTTACTATGCATGACTGTGTGTTTTTATACAGAGCTCTGGCCCAGCCAGTTAGCTATTTTGAGTTTTTACGTGACTGTATGAAGGAtgaataaactttttaaaaaatcctcctgatttctcatctttttttgtttggttgggtttttttaccccCTTGGTCTGCCATAACACTGGCAACGGTCTGTTCTAGGTTTCAGTGGGCCCCCAAGGAGCTGGACCAGATGCTCAGCAGTTGCTCCGTGTGGCACTGAGGACCCAGCCCACGGTGTTAGTGCTCTGCCACGCTGGCATCCTGCTGGGAATGGTCCCCACCAGCACTGCTTCTGCCAGGGAAAGTCCTGAGCAGCCAACCTGGGCTCTGCCCTTACGCCTATGCCATGAGTCCCGTGCTCTTTAGTCACCTGCAGAAGTAGGAGGCTGAAATGTCAGTCCCTTGAGTGTGCAGGGGCTGGGACCCTGGGGCCAAGCGATGCTGCTGACCCCCCCTGATGGGGCTGTGGTGCTCCCCATTCTGGCTACAACCCAGCCAGGGCTCTGTGTGCTGCAATAGCTGCTGTGTTGCAAATCCATGCAGTGCTTAGTGAGAAAAGGGCTCTGCTTGCCTCAGAAAGCCCCCTTGAGCTGCCCACCAGCCTTCGCACCGCTGTTGGGTTGGTTGATAATGCAGGTCTGGGGCAAGTGCTAAAAGCAGGAGCTTTTGGTGACCTGCCAGGAGGCTTCATGCCAGAGGTCCTGtcccaggcagccccagcatGCCTCCCAAGCATGCAAACCTGGGCAGGGAGCTCCTGCAGAGCCAGGCACATGCAGGATTTAATGCTGGGCCACGCGGGCTCAGGTCCTGGCCTGGGGAAGGCAAACAGGACTCAGAAGCAGCGGTGAGCTCCCACATTcgaaagggaaagaaattggACGTCCTACCTGCTCGCTGGTGCTGCAAAGTGTGAAAACACCAAGTGTAAGCTTGCTAGAGCCACAACCTTGCTCCTGCATCCGTGGCTGAGGACGAGCATGCGAAATGAGTGACTCCAAGGTGCTCTACCGAGGCCAGCCAGGAAGAGGAGCAAAGCGGAGCGGGAAGGGACACCAGCAGGAGCATCCCTGCCAGGAGCATCCCTATGtgcttgctccagcagcagaCCTTGCCGGGGATGGGCTCCGAGGAGCTTTCCCCTTCCCGGCTGGGAAGGGTGAGCAGTTTTGcgtccctccctgcctgccagtCCTGCAAACCTCCCGGGGCGGGCATCCGGCACtgtgctgccttctcctgccaCATACCTGCTGTGGTTGTACACCTACAAGGACACAAGTGGGACATGCAACGTTAGTCCGACAGTAAAGCCACCTCTCAGGGCATAGGGTTTATTTGATGGCTGGATCCTGCAACGCTTCTCCGCTGTCCCTGTCCGTCCCGGGAGTGCTGGTGGGGGGTGCTGGTGTCACCTCAAGCAGGGCACAAGGGTGCCCTGTGTCCAGCCGCTTCCTCCCAAACACACAGGGACCACGCTGggcttttaaaataccatttattACAATGGAGTCTTCCAGGCTAAAATCCCAAGCCAAGGGCCTGGGGTTGGTTTCTGGGGTGGCAGGTTGGGGTGGCGGTTgggagcattttttttttgcttgaagttttctttttaaacaaaaatgaaaagttaagaggcagggaggagagggctcCTGTTCCCTCCTGCTCCTCGAATTAGGACAGACCCCACCTGTGAGTAAAAGGAGGGATGCTGCAGTGTCTGCAGGCATTTGGGGACCGGGGTCCCCAGCACTGTGCCTGACCCTGTTGCAGGTCGAAGGGGGTGGCAGGACCCCCCAAAGTGGCTCCGGCTGCCCACGGTGGCAAGATGCTGTCAGACAAACAAACCGTATCCTGCAGCTTCTGGTTACAAATTAAAGTGGAAGTGGGATgagtttcttcttcttcctcatgcTGCTGacgttgaaaaaaaaaaaaaaacaaaaacaaaaccccaaaccactcAAAATGAAACCACAACACAGCCCTCGTGCTCCTGTAAACATGAGTTTCTCCTGCTGCTCGGTCTCTGCCAGTCCTGCAGCGCGCTGGCAGCCGCGGCGcggggagagcagggctccaggAGCGCCGGGGGCTGGCGCCCGGCCCCCAGCCTCTCCGCAGGGACGGGCCCCTGCTACCACCATCTCCTCTGGGGCTTCGGCCGGTGGCGTCCTCTCCACAcctggtgctggggcaggtcATCCCAcccttcctcatcctcctcctcctccccgtctcctcccagggatgctggagccAGGGCAAGGACAGGCTATCAAACcacagctgaggaggaggaggaggaggaggaagaggaggctgtggcTGCCGACGatgaaggaggggaggaaggggaggaggaggcattCCAGAAGAGCCATCGCCTCTTGGGCTGCCGTTTGAGGTGGAGGTAGTCTTCcttctcccgctccttcttcGCCCGCTGGTAGTGATCCTCCTCCTTCAGGTACCACACCGGCGGCCAGCGGTGCTTCTCAAAGTACTCCTGGTTCTCTGCAGCGAGAgggagggggtgaggggagcACCGGGACCACCAGGACCCCCATCATCCCGTCCTggcccccgctcacctcccgACATGGCCTTCATGTCCCGGGGGAACTTGCGGCAGACGTTGTTGTAGTTGGTGCAGATGTGATGGAGGCACCAGTCGGCGAGCTGGTAGGCGCAGTGGAACTGGAAGAGATAGAGCCTGTGTCAGAGCCACCATGGCACGGATCACCAGGAAAGCGGGAGGAATTCATCCTATTCCTCCACAGACATCCAAGACCAGACCTGGCTGTCCTCTCTGCCAGGACAGCATCACCCCCAAAGCTGCCAGACCCCCCTGCgtggcagcacccagcacctcGCCCCATCCTCAGCCCTGCCGGCACGGGGTCCTGTCCCACCGCGTCCTAcctgagccagctccaggaaCACGAGCACGTCCCCATCGATGTCCACCATCATCTGCGCCGCCTCCATCAGGCCGGTGACGGTGTACTGCTCTGTGGGGGGACACATGGGGTTACGGGGCGGCTGGGACAGGGTGACAGCAGGAGCACGGAGCTGCCACCAAGCTTGGGGACGGTGGGGGGGACACTGTCCCACTGCAGCCACCCTGACTCACCGGTGAGAGCCACCAGATGCGGCAGGCAGAGGCGGTTGGCGAGGATGATGAGCTTCATGTCGTCGAGGTcagggctggagctgaactGCCCGGTGTAGAGGTACTCCAGCACCGCCCGCATGCAGCTCTTGCTGGTGTAAGGAAGTGCcacctgcgagagacacaccGGCTGTCACCCCACGGCCGTCCCCAGCTGTCCCACCCTCCCAGGACAAATCCCAGGGCTCCTCCTCACCTCGTTGGTGGAGCTCTCCACGAAGGGGCCGCCGAACATTGCGGCCATCCAGTCACAGCTGGAAATGAGCAGGGGCTTGTGGGCACTGATAGCACCGTCATCCAGCACGAAGGTGACATCTGGGGACAAGCAGAGGGACGCTACTGGGACTGTCCCCAACACCCAGGGCTCAGCCACCCCCTGCCACAAAATGTCTCGCACCAGGGtcagcagaggggaggggatCGAGCCTGGCATATCCTATAATTTGTCCTAAAGAtctgtatattttttccccagcatcctCCGCTGGCTCAGAGGAGCTCAGGGAATGACCGTGCCGGTGCTCCAGCTCTTCTGAGGGATTTTCCCAAGGCACACCATGACACATTtgaaagcaaaggggaaaaccCAAGAAGCAAACATCTTGCCCACATATCTTGAGTCCttgggagagctgggaaggaCAACTGGGACCTCCTGCTCGCCCCCATCCCTGCTCTCCACCCGGACCAGGGCTTCTCCCTGAGGTGCACCAGGGGCCAGCACACATCTGTCCCCCGACAGTGACAGCGTGACCACATCAAGGTCCAtcctcatgaaaaaaaaaaaaaaaaaatgcagctggagGGAGGCTGGGACTTTCACACCCCTCCCCGGACATCACCCTGCAGCATCGCGGCACGTGATGCTCAGCAGAAAGCTGGGGCCAGGGAAGTCCTACCAAGGGCGCATTGCTCCTTGTAAATCAGATGACCCTGTGAAAATCTGGGCCCAGGCAGGAAGGAAGTTGCCTTTGCTGCTGTCCCGTAAATAAACAGAGCTGTCagacaggctggggagcaggaaaCCCTGATGAAGGGCCATGACACTCACactttcccagaaaaaaaaaagaaaaaaatgctataaaaatcCCAGAAATACGAAGTGTGACCAAAAACCCCAGGGGAGGTCAGCGAGCATCTCCTGACCCACAGCACGGCCGCCCCGCTCACGCAAGGGGCAAAGCCAGGAGCTCCGAGCCCCGCATCCATCCGGCAGACCCCCCCCCGCAATGGGAGAGGGGGTGCTGCGGATGGTCCTCCCCCTCAGCCTGGAGCCGTACCCGAGAAAGTCCCCTTGGCCAGGCATTCCTTCACCCGGTTGGTCCTCCGGACGTGGAAGGCTTTGGTGATCTCCTGGTTCATGAACGCCTCGTTGTTGAGGATGTTGGCCACCATCATCCGGAGGTCGAACACCTCCAGCAGCTCAGCGATGTGAGCAATGTGCATGAGGTCCCGCTCGTTCTCATCCAGCTCCCCTGTGTACAGGTACTTCAGCACGGCCCGGAAAGGACCTGGCTGGATGGAAGCATCCATCTTCACCACCACCATGAGCTTGGACTTGTAGGTCAGCGGGTCTTCTGCCATCTCCTCCTGGATGCTGGTGAAAGCCCGGCTCCAAGAGGAAAGGTCCCTTCCCCGCCGCAGCCCACGCTCCCCATTCTCATAGCGGTTGCCCCGCAGGATCCCATCACTGGTGGAGGCTCTAAGGCACGGTTTTcgctggccggatccggccTCCTCGGTGCTCTCGCAGATATCAAAGCTAGCGGCTCGGAGGAGGAAATCCCGCCCATGGTGCCTCTCCTCTTGGTGCAGCATCCGCTCGGCGGCCGCGGTGACGGCCACCCCGAAGCCGTGCCCCGCGGCGCTCTGCTGGTCCTCCTCACTCAGGTCCATGAGGAACAGGTCGTAAAatttggaggaggaggtggagaggTAGATCTTGTGTGCGTAGATTTTGATCTTCTCTTGCAGCACCAGGATGACGTCCGCGCACAGGGGGTCCTCCAAGAGGTGAGCTGGGCGCTCCTCGTTGTTGGAAGGAGGGTCCGGGACGATGATGATGGGTggagggggcttggggggcAGGAAAGGGGCTTGGAGCAGGGGTCGCTGCACATTGCGGAGGTGGGACTTCCAGAACTGCAAGTGACGGCGGGAGATGAGGGCGGCACGGATGGCATTGTCGAAGACGTCCTTGATGCCAAACTGGGCCACCACGCTCGTCTCGTAATAGGGGATCCCCAGCTCCTTGGCtacctccctccccttctctggGGGAAGGATCTCATTAGGTTTGATTGGCCTGAAAAAGAAGGGAGATAATGAAGAGACCTCTTCAGATGCAGGGTAAGGAGAAAGCATTGGTCAGGCATGGACATTGGGGCACAAGAGTCCCACCTGGCCAAGGGGCGCCGTGCCCGATTGACGGCCTCCAGGTCGGCGTAGCGCAGGTCGAGCTGGCAGCCCACCAGGATAACAGGCGCGCGGGGACAGAAGTGCTTGATCTCTGGGTACCACATGGTCTTCACATGGTGCAGGGAGTTGGGGTTAGCGATGGAGAAGCACAGAACCACAACATCGGACCTGCGAGGAGAGGAGGATCAAGGTCTGGCTTGATGATGGAGCCAACCCCGCTGCGCCTTGGCGttgccctccctccctgcccagggcagcgcGAGGCTCTGCCTCTCCCCTACCTGCCATAGGCAAAGCGCCTGTCTTT
The sequence above is drawn from the Phalacrocorax carbo chromosome 24, bPhaCar2.1, whole genome shotgun sequence genome and encodes:
- the LOC104050503 gene encoding tumor necrosis factor receptor superfamily member 10A-like, which translates into the protein MRSALRGAPRRRCLLLLLLLLPVTEFALGAAAAALGRRDRLDPLDPRSGGEDFYQVQDTDRYCKKCPAGTYVAEHCKEQNVSSTCLPCKADEYIEYPNDFSKCLGCRTCREDQVELRPCRAISDTQCVCKNGTFCSPDHPCEMCQKCRPRCSKDEVELAPCTPHSDRQCGPPTGTSSSSSNSWIVTSVVVPLVLLVLLILICKCHCCRSPGDGRDLSGKSCSVVDYLVRQLTRYRSGGLGTQDNIRNERFSQNQLLPRASGSVTPSAPGPEMMVLSTSYPSMKPRRNLVPVEGQDPVILLRCSVDIFARYVPCKDWKRYGRALGLLENDIALAEMNDKYSLEPFFQMLNTWQNRQGMNASVNTLLETLHQINLGGIAGDISSKLVQQGFFQYEVS
- the RHOBTB2 gene encoding rho-related BTB domain-containing protein 2 isoform X1, giving the protein METRGKGSPAGKMTAMAHSLSQLMDSDMDYERPNVETIKCVVVGDNAVGKTRLICARACNATLTQYQLLATHVPTVWAIDQYRVCQEVLERSRDVVDDVSVSLRLWDTFGDHHKDRRFAYGRSDVVVLCFSIANPNSLHHVKTMWYPEIKHFCPRAPVILVGCQLDLRYADLEAVNRARRPLARPIKPNEILPPEKGREVAKELGIPYYETSVVAQFGIKDVFDNAIRAALISRRHLQFWKSHLRNVQRPLLQAPFLPPKPPPPIIIVPDPPSNNEERPAHLLEDPLCADVILVLQEKIKIYAHKIYLSTSSSKFYDLFLMDLSEEDQQSAAGHGFGVAVTAAAERMLHQEERHHGRDFLLRAASFDICESTEEAGSGQRKPCLRASTSDGILRGNRYENGERGLRRGRDLSSWSRAFTSIQEEMAEDPLTYKSKLMVVVKMDASIQPGPFRAVLKYLYTGELDENERDLMHIAHIAELLEVFDLRMMVANILNNEAFMNQEITKAFHVRRTNRVKECLAKGTFSDVTFVLDDGAISAHKPLLISSCDWMAAMFGGPFVESSTNEVALPYTSKSCMRAVLEYLYTGQFSSSPDLDDMKLIILANRLCLPHLVALTEQYTVTGLMEAAQMMVDIDGDVLVFLELAQFHCAYQLADWCLHHICTNYNNVCRKFPRDMKAMSGENQEYFEKHRWPPVWYLKEEDHYQRAKKEREKEDYLHLKRQPKRRWLFWNASSSPSSPPSSSAATASSSSSSSSSSAVV
- the RHOBTB2 gene encoding rho-related BTB domain-containing protein 2 isoform X2, which translates into the protein MDSDMDYERPNVETIKCVVVGDNAVGKTRLICARACNATLTQYQLLATHVPTVWAIDQYRVCQEVLERSRDVVDDVSVSLRLWDTFGDHHKDRRFAYGRSDVVVLCFSIANPNSLHHVKTMWYPEIKHFCPRAPVILVGCQLDLRYADLEAVNRARRPLARPIKPNEILPPEKGREVAKELGIPYYETSVVAQFGIKDVFDNAIRAALISRRHLQFWKSHLRNVQRPLLQAPFLPPKPPPPIIIVPDPPSNNEERPAHLLEDPLCADVILVLQEKIKIYAHKIYLSTSSSKFYDLFLMDLSEEDQQSAAGHGFGVAVTAAAERMLHQEERHHGRDFLLRAASFDICESTEEAGSGQRKPCLRASTSDGILRGNRYENGERGLRRGRDLSSWSRAFTSIQEEMAEDPLTYKSKLMVVVKMDASIQPGPFRAVLKYLYTGELDENERDLMHIAHIAELLEVFDLRMMVANILNNEAFMNQEITKAFHVRRTNRVKECLAKGTFSDVTFVLDDGAISAHKPLLISSCDWMAAMFGGPFVESSTNEVALPYTSKSCMRAVLEYLYTGQFSSSPDLDDMKLIILANRLCLPHLVALTEQYTVTGLMEAAQMMVDIDGDVLVFLELAQFHCAYQLADWCLHHICTNYNNVCRKFPRDMKAMSGENQEYFEKHRWPPVWYLKEEDHYQRAKKEREKEDYLHLKRQPKRRWLFWNASSSPSSPPSSSAATASSSSSSSSSSAVV